The Pirellulales bacterium genome includes a region encoding these proteins:
- a CDS encoding YicC/YloC family endoribonuclease: MLLSMTGFGEARSQENGVTVAIELRTINSRYFKISFRSNEGYNSLEPQIEGLVREQIKRGTVQVNLRVDRPVSSEAYRLNTAVLIAYWRQLNEMPAEWNLPRTTTLEHLLALPGVVNEQPWAASAALEDWPLIARTIDAAMQNLSHMRAEEGRAMAADLHCNCRAIAGELDRIADRAPLLVEAYRTRLEERLKKLLAEQSVTLDPADLIREVSIFAERSDISEEIVRLRSHLEQFDTIMGLAESSGRKLEFLIQELFREVNTIGSKSTDVEIARHVIEIKTAIERLREMIQNVE, encoded by the coding sequence TTGCTGCTTAGCATGACCGGTTTTGGCGAGGCGCGGTCGCAAGAAAACGGCGTCACCGTGGCGATCGAGCTGCGGACGATCAACAGCCGCTACTTCAAGATCAGCTTTCGCTCGAACGAAGGCTATAACTCGCTCGAACCGCAGATCGAAGGTCTGGTGCGCGAGCAGATCAAACGCGGCACGGTTCAGGTGAATCTGCGAGTGGATCGGCCCGTCTCGTCTGAAGCGTATCGCTTGAACACGGCTGTGCTCATTGCCTATTGGCGGCAGTTGAACGAAATGCCGGCCGAGTGGAATTTGCCCCGCACCACGACGCTCGAGCACCTGCTCGCGCTGCCAGGGGTGGTGAACGAACAGCCCTGGGCGGCATCGGCCGCTCTCGAGGATTGGCCGCTGATCGCACGGACGATCGACGCCGCGATGCAAAACCTTTCGCACATGCGGGCGGAGGAAGGCCGCGCGATGGCGGCCGACTTGCATTGCAACTGCCGCGCGATCGCCGGCGAACTCGACCGGATCGCCGACCGCGCGCCGCTGTTGGTCGAGGCCTATCGCACGCGGCTCGAAGAGCGGCTCAAGAAGCTGCTGGCCGAGCAGAGCGTGACGCTCGATCCGGCCGATTTGATCCGGGAAGTCAGCATCTTCGCGGAACGCTCCGATATTTCCGAGGAAATCGTCCGCCTGCGGAGCCATCTGGAGCAATTCGACACGATCATGGGGCTGGCCGAGAGTTCGGGCCGCAAGCTAGAGTTTCTGATCCAAGAACTGTTTCGCGAGGTGAACACGATCGGCTCGAAAAGCACCGACGTCGAAATCGCTCGCCACGTGATCGAAATCAAAACGGCCATCGAGCGACTGCGCGAGATGATCCAAAACGTGGAATAG
- the secG gene encoding preprotein translocase subunit SecG — protein MSFFLGLLLVLVEVFLVLIVLVQRGRGGGLAGALGGMGGQSAFGAKAGDLFTKITLWTAVVWILLCVASIKLLSSSENKFSGSSPGSTGSTATEKTGAAPTTSGDKSGKSGAASPAGTSSTAAKTDGGASPTSDKSSGGSTSGASTSGAKPAETPAPTSSK, from the coding sequence ATGTCGTTCTTTCTTGGCTTGTTACTGGTTCTGGTAGAAGTATTCCTAGTCCTGATCGTGCTGGTGCAGCGCGGCCGTGGGGGCGGATTGGCCGGTGCGCTTGGCGGAATGGGAGGACAAAGTGCTTTCGGCGCCAAGGCCGGAGACCTGTTCACGAAGATCACCCTGTGGACCGCCGTGGTCTGGATTCTGCTCTGTGTGGCGTCGATCAAGCTTCTTTCGTCGAGTGAGAACAAGTTCAGTGGATCGTCGCCCGGATCGACCGGCTCGACTGCGACCGAAAAGACAGGTGCCGCTCCGACAACGTCCGGCGACAAATCCGGCAAATCCGGTGCGGCCAGTCCAGCCGGGACCTCGAGCACCGCGGCCAAGACGGACGGCGGCGCTTCGCCGACGTCGGACAAATCGTCCGGTGGTTCGACTTCGGGCGCCTCGACTTCCGGCGCGAAGCCCGCGGAGACGCCGGCGCCGACATCGAGCAAATAG
- the tpiA gene encoding triose-phosphate isomerase — MRRPFIAGNWKMNLDRAGAVALAAEMAKRAREFPAVDLAVCPPFVYLEAVRHALAGSPVGLGAQNMYHLPSGAFTGEVSPKMLVDGGCRYVILGHSERRHVFKESNADVNHKVIAALASGLTPIVCVGEQLAEREARRTGEVIRHQFEGSLSGVTADQMRQVVIAYEPVWAIGTGKVATPAQAEEVHLDLRKLLETHYNVDVAAAVRIQYGGSVKPDNAAELLAQPNIDGALVGGASLKAADFFGIVAGCPR, encoded by the coding sequence ATGAGACGTCCGTTTATTGCCGGCAACTGGAAGATGAATCTCGATCGGGCGGGCGCCGTGGCGCTGGCCGCCGAGATGGCCAAGCGCGCGAGGGAATTCCCGGCCGTCGATTTGGCCGTCTGTCCGCCGTTCGTCTATTTGGAAGCCGTGCGCCATGCGCTCGCCGGTTCGCCGGTCGGGCTGGGGGCGCAAAACATGTATCACCTTCCCAGCGGCGCCTTCACCGGTGAAGTCAGCCCGAAGATGCTCGTCGACGGCGGCTGCCGTTATGTAATCCTCGGGCATAGCGAGCGCCGGCACGTGTTCAAAGAGTCGAACGCCGATGTGAATCATAAAGTGATCGCGGCGCTGGCCAGCGGACTGACGCCAATCGTCTGCGTCGGCGAGCAGCTTGCCGAGCGCGAGGCGCGTCGGACGGGCGAAGTGATCCGCCACCAATTCGAGGGTTCGCTTTCCGGCGTGACGGCCGACCAGATGCGGCAGGTCGTGATCGCCTACGAGCCGGTCTGGGCGATCGGCACGGGAAAAGTCGCCACGCCCGCACAAGCGGAAGAAGTCCATTTGGACCTTCGCAAACTGCTGGAAACGCATTACAATGTTGACGTTGCGGCGGCGGTGCGAATCCAATATGGTGGCAGCGTGAAGCCGGACAACGCTGCCGAGCTGTTGGCCCAGCCGAATATCGATGGGGCCTTGGTCGGCGGCGCGAGCCTGAAGGCGGCCGACTTTTTCGGCATCGTTGCTGGCTGCCCGCGGTAG
- the aroF gene encoding 3-deoxy-7-phosphoheptulonate synthase: MIIILKSHVTDDQVQHVIERVEALGLRTHLSRGAYRTVIGVIGDEAKLQVAPLRAISGVAEVIPVLPPFKLASNEAQPEPTIVNVSGVKIGGGHLGMIAGPCAVEGAERMDQIAAAVKAAGANILRGGAFKPRTSPYAYQGMGEEGLKILRDTCQKHGLPVVTEVMDPRRVELVAAYADMIQVGARNMQNFVLLTEVGQTSKPVFLKRGMSATIEDLLMSAEYILSQGNPNVVLCERGIKSFDKATRNLYDVAAVPSVRALSHLPIIVDPSHATGRPDLIPACALAGVAAGADGVHIEVHNCPEEALSDGPQALLPHQYAEVAAQIRKLAELFGKTIGATQMQRS; encoded by the coding sequence GTGATCATCATTCTCAAATCGCACGTTACGGATGACCAGGTCCAGCACGTCATCGAGCGGGTTGAAGCCCTGGGGCTGCGGACGCATCTTAGCCGCGGGGCGTATCGCACGGTGATCGGCGTGATCGGCGACGAGGCGAAGCTGCAAGTCGCTCCGCTGCGGGCGATTTCCGGCGTGGCCGAGGTCATTCCCGTGCTGCCGCCGTTCAAGCTGGCCAGCAACGAGGCCCAGCCTGAGCCTACGATCGTGAATGTCTCGGGCGTGAAGATCGGCGGCGGGCATTTGGGAATGATTGCCGGGCCATGCGCGGTGGAAGGGGCTGAGCGAATGGATCAGATTGCCGCCGCGGTGAAGGCCGCCGGAGCGAATATCCTCCGCGGCGGCGCCTTCAAGCCGCGAACCAGCCCTTATGCGTATCAAGGCATGGGCGAGGAAGGCCTCAAAATCCTCCGCGACACGTGTCAGAAGCACGGCCTGCCGGTGGTGACTGAGGTGATGGACCCGCGCCGCGTGGAACTGGTGGCCGCATATGCCGACATGATCCAGGTCGGCGCCCGCAACATGCAGAACTTCGTCCTGCTCACCGAGGTCGGGCAAACGAGCAAGCCGGTGTTCTTGAAGCGCGGGATGAGCGCGACGATCGAAGACCTGTTGATGAGCGCGGAATACATTTTGTCGCAAGGGAATCCCAACGTCGTGCTCTGCGAGCGCGGCATCAAGAGCTTCGACAAGGCGACCCGCAACCTTTACGACGTGGCGGCGGTCCCCAGCGTCCGAGCGCTCTCGCATTTGCCGATCATCGTCGATCCGAGCCACGCGACGGGGCGGCCCGATTTGATTCCGGCCTGCGCGCTGGCCGGCGTGGCGGCCGGGGCAGACGGAGTTCACATCGAGGTCCACAATTGTCCCGAAGAGGCGCTCTCCGACGGCCCGCAGGCGCTCCTGCCGCATCAATACGCGGAAGTGGCGGCGCAGATTCGCAAATTGGCGGAATTGTTTGGAAAAACGATCGGCGCGACGCAGATGCAACGAAGCTAG